The Apibacter raozihei genome contains a region encoding:
- a CDS encoding TonB-dependent receptor plug domain-containing protein has product MINNLDKKFILSSFLFLFSICVYSQNKEDSLKSKVKDLDHLVITGQYSLQSVDKSIYQVEVISQQDIRNRAASTVADILSYNLNFTETTSSKSGDSQASLFGLDNQYYKVLIDNVPLVSDNGLGRSVDLSKINLDNVEQIEIVRGSMGVDYGSNTLTGLINIITKKRSSSKWKISGYVQEETVGKEYDWKEQGRHIQSLNVSHNISDKWSVTLGANRNDFKGYLGDLNGKRAITDRGYEWLPKEQLNLNGLVNYRSKKFNAFYKFQYLNEMVNLYRSNILYAPLSENGLYTYSSQDRDYKTDRWLNHLFLNATLFNQIDYKGDFSYQKQERNYRDYTYDIGNRKVFGSKAPYSKYASTDVWYNRGTFSRLINSDIANLQIGYEFSFVEGYRSSGSNAIGGSDTGYGFDDNLKKHMDNYDVFITSELFGQSAFSIKPGFRASFNTQFENLYSYSLAMKYELSKNSIIRAEVASSNRTPNYDELYTYFVDSNHNVQGNKDLSPEKGYSTSIHWNQKLTTKGDFKGELDLSTLYTSLTDKIELLAINLLPLEYKYINVDKYKNWGFMFGSRFAYKNVNLNLGASYIGISRSMADKVNGIEKAVPNNDFRYTFQLNSNLNYRIKKWGTTLSLYYKYHGKETGYVLNNISDTYSLGRQSDFSLLDASIRKSLFKDAIELTIGARNIFDVKKVKNTLSNTGAHQESASSINLFYGRSYFAKLGFNINI; this is encoded by the coding sequence ATGATAAACAACCTTGATAAAAAATTTATTTTAAGTTCTTTTTTATTTCTATTTAGCATTTGCGTTTATTCTCAAAATAAAGAAGACAGCTTAAAAAGTAAGGTAAAAGACCTTGACCATCTGGTAATTACCGGACAATATTCTCTTCAAAGTGTGGACAAATCTATCTATCAGGTAGAAGTAATTTCCCAACAAGACATAAGAAACAGAGCTGCAAGCACGGTAGCGGATATTTTAAGTTATAATTTAAACTTCACTGAAACTACAAGCAGTAAGTCGGGTGATTCACAAGCATCTTTATTCGGACTTGATAATCAATATTATAAAGTACTTATTGATAATGTTCCTCTGGTTAGTGATAACGGACTGGGAAGAAGCGTGGACTTATCCAAGATAAATCTGGATAACGTTGAGCAAATTGAGATTGTTAGAGGAAGCATGGGTGTTGATTATGGTTCTAATACACTTACGGGTCTTATTAACATTATAACAAAAAAACGCAGCTCTTCAAAATGGAAAATTTCCGGATATGTACAGGAAGAAACTGTGGGTAAAGAATATGACTGGAAAGAACAAGGCAGACATATTCAATCACTAAATGTTTCTCACAATATATCGGATAAATGGTCAGTAACTCTTGGTGCAAATCGTAATGATTTTAAAGGTTATTTAGGAGATTTAAATGGAAAAAGAGCCATAACAGACCGAGGATACGAATGGCTTCCCAAAGAACAATTAAATCTAAATGGGCTCGTTAACTATCGCTCTAAAAAATTTAATGCATTTTATAAATTCCAATATTTAAACGAGATGGTAAACTTATACAGAAGCAATATCTTGTATGCACCACTATCTGAAAACGGTCTTTATACATATTCATCACAGGATAGAGATTATAAAACGGATCGTTGGCTCAATCATTTATTTTTAAATGCAACATTATTCAATCAAATTGATTATAAAGGAGATTTTTCTTACCAGAAGCAAGAGAGAAATTACAGAGACTATACTTATGATATCGGTAACCGTAAAGTATTTGGTTCAAAAGCACCTTACTCAAAATATGCATCAACAGATGTTTGGTATAACAGAGGTACTTTCAGCAGATTAATAAATAGTGATATAGCCAATCTGCAAATTGGTTACGAATTCAGTTTTGTTGAAGGATACAGATCTTCCGGCTCAAATGCTATCGGAGGTTCTGATACTGGTTATGGATTTGATGATAATTTGAAAAAACATATGGATAATTATGATGTTTTCATAACCAGTGAACTGTTTGGTCAATCTGCATTTTCTATAAAGCCAGGTTTCAGAGCTAGTTTTAATACACAATTTGAAAACTTATATTCTTATTCCCTTGCAATGAAATATGAACTTTCAAAAAATTCAATTATACGTGCAGAGGTAGCTTCAAGCAACAGGACTCCAAATTATGACGAGCTTTATACTTATTTTGTAGATAGTAACCACAATGTACAGGGTAATAAAGATTTATCTCCTGAAAAGGGATATTCTACTTCTATACACTGGAATCAAAAGCTTACTACTAAAGGTGATTTTAAAGGAGAATTAGATTTAAGCACATTATATACAAGCCTTACGGATAAAATTGAATTGCTTGCTATTAATCTTCTTCCTTTAGAATATAAATATATTAACGTAGATAAATATAAAAACTGGGGGTTTATGTTTGGAAGCAGATTTGCCTATAAAAATGTTAATTTAAACCTTGGTGCTTCTTACATAGGAATAAGCCGCTCTATGGCTGATAAGGTTAATGGAATTGAAAAAGCAGTGCCAAATAATGATTTTAGATACACATTTCAGCTTAATTCTAATCTGAATTACAGAATAAAAAAATGGGGTACTACTTTATCTTTATATTATAAATATCATGGAAAAGAAACCGGTTATGTACTTAATAATATTAGCGATACTTACAGTCTGGGAAGACAAAGTGACTTTAGCCTGCTGGATGCTTCAATACGTAAATCTTTATTCAAGGATGCTATTGAATTAACTATAGGAGCCAGAAATATTTTTGATGTAAAAAAGGTTAAAAATACTTTAAGCAATACCGGAGCTCATCAGGAGAGTGCTTCCAGCATCAATTTATTTTATGGCAGATCGTATTTTGCTAAACTTGGATTTAATATAAACATTTAA
- a CDS encoding cobaltochelatase subunit CobN → MKKVKLTIGILILVILMAAGWLIWQKTASKTKVALVNFQKFQTTSLIQSNKDKFIEFKEVSFDNLDELKNYDFVLGFAMGMKLDAEQRERLKKMMKEGTHMYLYSATNPENNLCNLDSIQKEEIDLYLKNGNKKNYQSLARYIRQNIDQKRFFVTPPDKLVELAEDVYYHLDEYLSFKTINEYESYLKKNNFFKENANKIAIIGGLNDPYSGNRENLDSLIVKLQNKGFNVYPVSSTFDRLKFLKEIQPDAVIHFAHGRLVVGQADSVVGWLKERNIPVFVPVTILQTKNEWIKDPMGLMGGFLSQSVVMPEIDGGIYPYVLNTQELDKDNLYVFKAVPERLNNFTQIITNFINLKKKNNSDKKIAIYFFKGPGKESLVAQGLETIPSLYNLLKRLKAEGYKVEDLPATEKEFEKIVMSQGSVMSTYAEGAFDEFLKNGNPELIEKSVYESWVNQSLTKEKYKEVTDLYGQALGNYMNVSQNGKSYIAVSRVQFGNIVLLPQPMAGLGGDSFAIVHGAKSPPPHTYIGSYLWTQYGFKADALIHFGTHGSLEFTPQKQIALSNEDWPDRMVGTVPHFYYYTIANIGESMMAKRRSYATLISYLSPAFMESQTRSQFKDLQNKIQYYYKSEESKQPQVSLEVKKIAVQMGIHRDLRLDSILTKPYTTEEVEKIENFSEEIANEKMNGQLYTSGVPYTSDKINSSVLAMSADPIAYSLAALDKQRSKVTEQQLKNKVFFSQKYLNPSKELVKQILSGKVINNSTICSIAGINEKELEEAKIIMTPVKRTFTRSPKKSETGKGKSPHSEAMKPSGKDVKPSHPKKVEYTKEQKIKARSILEIERTITNILNYKEGLEKSPEYEFRSLLNALSGGYIEPSSGGDAVANPNAVPTGRNLYSINAEATPTEIAWDRAKELVNQTLGQYVAKHGKYPKKVSYTFWSGEFIESEGTTIAQALYMLGVEPVRDAFGRVSDIQLIPSETLGRPRIDVVVQTSGQFRDLAASRLVLLSRAIEMASTAKDTRYENLVAKGTLDIEKTLVEQGVSPKDARQLSTQRIFGGINGMYGASIQEMVKSGDKWEDKNEIADTYINNMGAIYASDKDWGQFHKGLLRAALKNTDMVIQPRQNNTWGALSLDHVYEFMGGVNLAVKSVTGKEPDAFFADYRNHNNFKMQDLKEAIGVEARSTIFNEVYIKERMKGGASSAANFTEIITNTYGWNVMKPEVIDNEMWNQIYSTYVKDEKNLGTKEFFKNSSPAALEEITAIMLETARKGMWKASEDQLKQTALLHTEIVKEFGHSGSGFSGSNTKLQNFITTKVNKEQADQYKKNLAAMEKGVDAGSNNKDAMVLKKDEIRKGGESITGKKSFNGLIIVSIVAVLVILIILFIVKRRKKHQDNQ, encoded by the coding sequence ATGAAAAAAGTAAAACTAACAATTGGCATTTTAATACTCGTCATTTTGATGGCTGCCGGATGGTTGATTTGGCAAAAAACAGCATCAAAAACAAAAGTAGCACTTGTAAATTTTCAAAAATTCCAAACCACAAGTTTAATCCAATCCAATAAAGATAAATTTATTGAGTTTAAAGAAGTTTCTTTCGATAATCTAGACGAATTGAAAAACTATGATTTCGTATTAGGTTTTGCAATGGGAATGAAATTGGATGCTGAACAAAGAGAGCGTTTAAAAAAAATGATGAAAGAAGGTACACATATGTATCTTTATAGTGCAACTAATCCGGAAAATAATTTATGCAATCTGGATAGTATTCAAAAAGAAGAAATAGATTTATATCTTAAAAATGGTAATAAAAAAAATTATCAGAGTTTAGCAAGATATATACGTCAAAATATCGATCAAAAAAGGTTTTTTGTAACCCCTCCTGATAAATTAGTTGAATTAGCCGAAGATGTTTATTATCACTTAGATGAATATTTATCATTCAAAACTATCAATGAATATGAATCATATTTGAAAAAAAATAACTTTTTCAAAGAAAATGCAAATAAAATAGCAATTATTGGAGGGCTAAATGATCCTTACAGCGGTAACAGAGAAAATCTGGATAGCTTAATAGTAAAACTCCAAAATAAAGGATTTAATGTATATCCTGTTTCTTCAACTTTTGATAGATTAAAGTTTTTGAAAGAAATTCAGCCGGATGCAGTTATACATTTTGCTCATGGTAGATTGGTCGTTGGACAGGCCGATTCGGTAGTTGGATGGTTAAAAGAAAGAAATATTCCAGTTTTCGTACCTGTAACCATATTGCAGACAAAAAATGAATGGATAAAAGATCCTATGGGGTTAATGGGAGGTTTTTTATCTCAAAGTGTAGTTATGCCGGAAATAGATGGAGGAATTTATCCTTATGTTTTAAATACCCAGGAATTAGATAAAGATAATTTATATGTATTTAAAGCTGTGCCTGAGCGTTTAAATAATTTTACTCAGATTATTACAAATTTTATTAATCTGAAAAAGAAAAATAATTCAGATAAAAAAATAGCTATATACTTCTTTAAAGGTCCTGGGAAAGAATCATTAGTAGCTCAGGGATTAGAAACTATACCTTCTTTATATAATTTACTGAAAAGATTAAAAGCCGAAGGATACAAAGTAGAGGATCTGCCTGCCACAGAAAAGGAATTCGAAAAAATTGTAATGTCTCAGGGATCTGTTATGAGCACCTACGCCGAAGGTGCTTTTGATGAATTTCTAAAAAATGGAAATCCGGAATTAATTGAAAAATCTGTATATGAATCATGGGTAAATCAATCATTAACTAAAGAAAAATATAAAGAAGTTACCGATTTATATGGACAAGCGCTGGGCAATTACATGAATGTAAGTCAAAATGGCAAATCCTATATTGCTGTCTCCCGTGTTCAATTTGGAAATATTGTTTTATTGCCACAACCTATGGCGGGATTGGGAGGGGACTCATTTGCTATAGTTCATGGTGCAAAGAGTCCGCCACCTCATACATATATCGGTTCTTATCTTTGGACTCAGTATGGTTTTAAAGCTGATGCATTAATACACTTCGGAACTCATGGTAGTCTCGAGTTCACGCCACAGAAACAAATTGCTCTAAGTAATGAAGACTGGCCGGATAGAATGGTTGGAACAGTTCCTCATTTTTATTATTACACAATTGCTAATATAGGCGAAAGTATGATGGCTAAGAGACGGTCTTATGCTACACTTATATCTTATCTCTCACCAGCGTTTATGGAGAGCCAGACACGTTCACAATTTAAAGATTTACAAAATAAAATTCAATATTATTATAAATCTGAAGAATCCAAACAGCCTCAGGTATCACTGGAAGTGAAAAAAATAGCTGTACAAATGGGAATTCACAGAGATTTGAGATTAGATAGTATATTAACAAAACCGTACACAACAGAAGAAGTTGAAAAAATAGAAAATTTTTCAGAAGAAATTGCTAATGAAAAAATGAACGGGCAATTATATACTTCAGGAGTTCCGTATACCTCAGATAAAATAAATTCATCAGTCCTTGCTATGAGTGCAGATCCTATTGCATATAGTCTGGCTGCACTTGATAAGCAACGAAGCAAAGTCACGGAGCAACAGTTGAAAAATAAAGTTTTCTTTTCTCAAAAATATTTAAATCCATCTAAAGAACTGGTGAAACAAATACTATCAGGAAAGGTTATAAATAATTCTACAATATGCTCAATAGCCGGAATTAATGAAAAAGAGCTGGAAGAAGCTAAAATTATAATGACCCCTGTAAAGAGAACTTTTACCAGAAGTCCTAAAAAGTCAGAAACGGGTAAAGGAAAATCACCACATTCAGAAGCAATGAAACCTTCAGGAAAAGATGTGAAACCTTCTCATCCCAAAAAAGTAGAATATACAAAAGAACAAAAAATAAAAGCCCGCTCAATACTTGAAATTGAAAGGACAATAACCAATATTTTAAACTATAAAGAAGGATTGGAGAAAAGTCCTGAATATGAATTCAGATCATTATTAAATGCTCTGTCGGGAGGATATATAGAACCTTCTTCAGGAGGGGATGCTGTTGCAAATCCAAACGCTGTTCCTACGGGAAGAAATTTATACTCAATTAATGCAGAAGCAACTCCAACAGAGATAGCCTGGGATAGAGCAAAAGAGTTAGTTAATCAGACATTAGGACAATATGTTGCGAAACATGGAAAATATCCTAAAAAAGTAAGTTATACTTTTTGGAGTGGAGAATTTATAGAAAGTGAAGGAACCACTATAGCTCAGGCTTTATACATGCTTGGAGTAGAGCCTGTGAGAGATGCTTTTGGAAGAGTATCAGATATACAGCTTATACCTTCTGAGACCCTAGGCCGGCCAAGAATAGATGTAGTCGTTCAAACGTCTGGACAGTTCAGGGATTTGGCAGCATCAAGACTGGTTTTATTATCAAGGGCTATAGAAATGGCCTCAACAGCAAAAGATACACGCTATGAAAATCTAGTTGCAAAAGGTACTCTTGATATTGAAAAAACATTAGTAGAACAAGGGGTTTCTCCTAAAGATGCAAGGCAGCTTTCCACGCAAAGAATCTTCGGAGGTATTAATGGGATGTATGGTGCTTCTATTCAGGAAATGGTAAAAAGCGGAGATAAATGGGAGGACAAAAATGAAATAGCAGATACATATATTAATAATATGGGAGCTATATATGCTAGTGATAAAGATTGGGGACAATTCCATAAAGGTCTATTACGAGCAGCATTAAAGAATACAGATATGGTAATACAGCCAAGACAAAACAATACCTGGGGAGCATTAAGCTTAGATCATGTCTACGAATTTATGGGAGGTGTTAATTTAGCTGTGAAAAGTGTTACCGGAAAAGAGCCCGATGCATTTTTTGCAGACTACCGTAACCATAATAACTTTAAAATGCAGGATTTAAAAGAAGCCATTGGGGTAGAAGCGCGAAGTACTATTTTTAATGAGGTTTATATTAAAGAAAGAATGAAAGGTGGGGCTAGTAGTGCTGCTAATTTCACAGAAATTATAACAAATACGTACGGTTGGAATGTAATGAAGCCGGAAGTAATTGATAATGAAATGTGGAATCAGATATATAGTACTTATGTGAAAGATGAAAAAAATCTGGGAACAAAAGAATTTTTCAAAAATTCCAGTCCTGCAGCTTTAGAAGAAATAACAGCAATCATGTTGGAAACAGCACGTAAAGGAATGTGGAAAGCTTCTGAAGATCAATTGAAACAAACAGCCTTACTACATACAGAAATAGTTAAGGAATTTGGTCATTCCGGATCAGGTTTTTCCGGAAGTAATACTAAGCTTCAGAATTTTATTACTACAAAAGTAAATAAGGAACAAGCAGACCAATACAAGAAAAATTTAGCAGCTATGGAAAAAGGAGTAGATGCTGGATCTAATAATAAAGATGCTATGGTTCTTAAAAAAGATGAAATAAGAAAAGGAGGTGAATCAATTACTGGAAAAAAATCATTCAATGGACTTATTATCGTCTCAATAGTAGCTGTTTTAGTCATTCTTATTATTTTGTTTATAGTTAAAAGAAGAAAAAAACATCAGGATAACCAATAA
- a CDS encoding MotA/TolQ/ExbB proton channel family protein: MELISKILFWVANSLLIPDIIILLFLFARALLLIGSFYNQFIVRGKNNKKINGLIETFSKSDVNKLKEILPKNDNSLYIKYLRNILNKPLTEAYSDYTISNFENEADKDLSLSKVLAKLGPVLGLIGTLIAMSPALVGLSTGDIADMAYNMQVVFATTVVGLVVSAIGLITLQTKQRWYSNDLNNLDFVARVLTENQTDYEKTKEN, encoded by the coding sequence ATGGAACTAATTTCAAAAATATTATTTTGGGTAGCTAACAGTTTATTAATACCCGATATTATAATACTTTTATTCTTATTTGCCCGGGCTTTACTTTTAATAGGTAGTTTTTACAATCAATTTATAGTTAGAGGTAAAAACAACAAAAAAATTAACGGATTAATTGAAACATTTTCAAAATCAGACGTTAATAAACTTAAAGAAATATTGCCAAAAAATGATAATTCATTATACATAAAATATTTAAGAAATATTTTAAATAAACCTTTAACAGAAGCATATTCAGATTATACAATTTCAAATTTTGAAAATGAAGCAGACAAAGACTTATCCTTGTCTAAAGTATTAGCAAAATTAGGGCCGGTATTAGGATTAATAGGAACTTTAATAGCAATGAGTCCTGCATTAGTAGGCTTATCCACCGGAGATATTGCAGATATGGCTTATAATATGCAAGTGGTTTTTGCTACCACTGTTGTAGGATTAGTAGTCAGTGCGATTGGTTTAATTACTCTTCAGACTAAGCAACGATGGTACTCAAACGATCTTAATAATTTGGACTTTGTTGCTCGTGTTTTAACTGAAAATCAGACAGATTATGAGAAGACCAAGGAGAATTAA
- a CDS encoding DUF2149 domain-containing protein — protein sequence MRRPRRINKFSKEEDTDPLSVVVNLFDVAMVFAVALMVAMVMNLNMTEVFSKEDFTVVKNPGKDNMEIITKEGNKINKYTPSQEKSSGKKGKKVGIAYEMENGEIIYIPEN from the coding sequence ATGAGAAGACCAAGGAGAATTAATAAATTTTCAAAAGAAGAAGATACAGATCCGCTTAGTGTAGTTGTTAATTTATTTGACGTGGCTATGGTATTTGCAGTTGCTCTTATGGTGGCTATGGTAATGAATCTTAATATGACTGAGGTTTTTTCCAAAGAAGATTTCACTGTTGTAAAAAATCCGGGTAAAGATAATATGGAAATAATCACTAAAGAAGGCAATAAAATTAATAAATACACTCCCTCTCAGGAGAAATCTTCCGGTAAAAAAGGGAAAAAGGTTGGAATTGCCTATGAAATGGAAAACGGTGAAATTATTTATATTCCGGAAAATTAG